A genomic region of Zea mays cultivar B73 chromosome 6, Zm-B73-REFERENCE-NAM-5.0, whole genome shotgun sequence contains the following coding sequences:
- the LOC103631417 gene encoding LOW QUALITY PROTEIN: dihydrolipoyl dehydrogenase 1, mitochondrial (The sequence of the model RefSeq protein was modified relative to this genomic sequence to represent the inferred CDS: inserted 1 base in 1 codon; deleted 1 base in 1 codon) produces MYMALLHSSHMYHEAKSSFAHHGVKLSNLEIDLPAMMSQKDKAVAGLTKGIEGLFKKNKVEYVRGXLGSPSEVAVNLLDVKSILPGVHIDEKKIVSSTAALALKEIPKKLVVVGAGYIGLEMGSVWNRLGSEVTVVEFAPGVVPSMDGEIRKQFQRMLEKQKMKFMLKQKRFFVVLFVRKL; encoded by the exons ATGTATATG GCTCTTCTCCATTCGTCACACATGTACCACGAGGCAAAGAGTTCTTTTGCGCACCATGGTGTGAAGCTTTCCAATCTAGAAATAGACCTGCCTGCCATGATGTCGCAGAAAGACAAGGCTGTTGCTGGTCTTACAAAGGGTATTGAAGGCCTGTTTAAGAAGAACAAAGTTGAATACGTGAGAG AGCTTGGCTCCCCTTCTGAGGTAGCTGTGAACTTGCTGGATGTGAAATCGATA CTCCCTGGAGTTCATATAGACGAGAAAAAGATTGTATCATCTACTGCTGCTCTTGCTCTTAAAGAAATACCAAAGAAGTTGGTGGTTGTTGGAGCTGGATACATAGGCTTAGAGATGGGCTCTGTTTGGAACAGGCTAGGGTCTGAGGTTACTGTTGTGGAATTTGCTCCTGGCGTTGTCCCATCAATGGATGGAGAGATTCGGAAGCAGTTCCAGCGTATGTTGGAGAAGCAAAAAATGAAGTTCATGCTCAAGCAAAAAAGATTCTTTGTTGTTCTTTTTGTCAGGAAACTGTGA